The stretch of DNA CAATGGTTAGCTACTGGATTTATGCTTGTCAATGGAGTATTAGTTCCGATGACAGCTTTTTTAATTCAAAAGTATTCTGTCCGTCATTTATTTTTAGTGGCAATGGGCTTATTTACGATAGGGACAATAGTTGCAGGAGCAGCTCATATTTTTCCTATTTTATTAACAGGTAGAATGTTGCAGGCAGCTGGTTCTGCCATTATGATGCCTCTTTTAATGAACGTAATGTTAGTAAGTTTCCCTGTTGAACGTAGAGGTTCTGCTATGGGGATGTTTGGACTAATTATGATGGCAGCTCCAGCAATTGGACCGACTTTGTCAGGGTGGATTGTTCAAAACTATGATTGGAGAATGCTCTTTCATTTCTTAACTCCAATTGCCATAATCGTTGTCTTAATAGGGTATTTCTTATTAAAAGATAAAAAACAAAAAGTAAATTTGAAATTAGATATTTTCTCGCTTGTCTTATCAAGTATTGGGTTTGGAGGAATTCTTTACGGATTCAGTGCAGCTGGTAATGCTGGATGGGGAAGCCCGCAAGTATACTTAACCATTATTGTCGGTGCAATAGCTTTACTATGGTTTATACTACGCCAATCTTACCAAAAGAAACCAATGTTAAACTTCGGTGTGTATCGATACCCAATGTTTGCTCTTTCTTCTGTTATTACGATGGTCCTTAACATGGCGATGTTTTCTGGGATGCTATTATTACCTATCTATGTTCAAACAATACGTGGAATTGACCCATTTGAAGCAGGATTAATGCTTTTACCGGGTGCTTTAGCAATGGCCTTTATGTCACCAATTACAGGAAAGCTATTCGATAAATTTGGTGGAAAAGTGTTAGCAATCAGTGGTATTACGATTCTTGTTGTTACAACGTATTATTTAAGTGAGTTAACGATGGAAACGACATACGGGTTTTTAATGGTTCTTCACGCAATCCGAATGTTTGGTATTTCGATGGTAATGATGCCTGTTTCTACAAATGGTTTAAATCAATTACCTAGAAGCTTTTACCCACACGGAACAGCGATGAATAATACATTGAACCAAGTTTCAGGTGCCATTGGAACGGCGTTACTCGTTACAGTAATGGCAAACAGAAGTGTAACACACGGAAATGTTATGATGGAAAAAGCTGTAGGTGATCTAGGAAGCCAACCGTCGGGAGCGGCATTAGCAGCATTAGAGCAAGAGGTTTCCATGCTAGCAACGTTAGAGGGAATTAATGATGCGTTTTTTGTAGCAACTTGCATTTCTGTTGTTGCGCTAGTTTTAGCCTTCTTCATCAAACGTGCAAAACCGATGGAAGAGCCAGATACAAATCCTGAGGGCCAAAAAGAAGAAGCAAAAAAAGTTCAAGCCAAGTTAGTAGAGGTTAAATAAGGAAAAGCGATGTGGATTCTACATCGCTTTTTTTAGTTAATAGGAGCAGCACAGTATAACTTCCAAATATTTGAAGAAAATAAAAGTGGAATTATTGGAATATGATAATTAGGAGAAAATAATGCACTTTATATTTAACGGTTTATTTTTTATTGCTGGAGTAATATGGGGAGATTGGAAAAGGTGGAGACTTTATTATCCAACTATCCTTTTTCTTATTTGTGTAGATTTGTTGAAAAACTTCCTTTTCTATAACTATTCTATGTGGACATACGAAGAAACATTTTTTGGCGAGACTATATTACAAAACCACACATTTATCAATTTGATGATTATGGTAATTGTTTATCCAGCAACTGTTTTAATATATCTTGGACGCTTTCCACAAAAAAGACAAAACCAATTTTTCTGGATTTTATTTTGGATCGTTACATATTGGGTTGTCGAGTACGTCAATTTAAACTACTTAAATTTAATCAATCATTATAACGGTTGGAATATGAAATGGTCATTTCTATTTCTTATTGTCATGTTTGTCATGTTAAAGATTCACCACAAAAATCCATTATTAGCTTGGGCATTATCTATCCTTTTCATTTTATTTTTATGGAATGTTTTTGATATATCAGTTGAAATATTAAAATGAAACCTTCCTAAAAGTATTGTTTTTAATCGAAAATCTACTTTAGCCTTCATAAAAAAACTCACCAGATGGTGAGCTTTTTTAATTATGATGATCAAACACCATTTGTTCGTAAACTTTATTGTATAAATGCTCAATATCATGGTCTGTCATGTAAGCAAATGTAAGTGGGTCTGTTCCTTTCATTAACTCAAGAAATTCGATCATGTTTTTCCGTTCAACTCTACTCATTTTTTATATTCCTCCTTAAGTTGTATTAATACAGTTATATTATAATTTATTTTATTATATAACAGAATATTCGAAAATGGTACACATTTTATAAAAATTTTTCCGTAATTTTTTTCGTATGTTATATTGGTGATGGAAAGAATAAGTTTTTAGGAGAAATATATATGCAAGAACAGTACTATGATCAATTATTAAATATTGAAACATCAGAGGTGCAAAAAGGATTTCACTCTTCCTTCCATTATCATCGATATGAGCCTACACCCTATGAGGCGCTTGTATTATTCTTCGAGCAATATTCGTTAACGAACAAAGACCGTATTATTGATTTTGGTTGTGGAAAGGGTCGGTTGAACTTTTTTGTGCATCATTTTTTTGGTACCAGAGCAACAGGTATTGAAATGGACGAAACGTTTTATAAAGAAGCCCTTCAAAATAGGCGGAAATATTGGTTAAAAAGAAGAGAAATCGGCGACCAAATTCAGTTTTTTCAATGTTTAGCTGAAAACTATTCAATAAGTAAAGAAGACAATGTTTTTTATTTCTTTAATCCTTTCACCGTTCAAATATTTATGAAAGTAGTAAGAAATATATTAGCTTCATATGAGGTGGAACCGCGTAAACTTGATATCATTCTTTATTATCCTGCAAACGAATATACGTATTATTTAGAAGAACAGACTCCTTTTTACTTATTTCAAGAAGTACTGTTACCTCGTTACGAACATAACCCGTATGAAAAGTTTTTAATTTATCGATTAGATTGTTAAAGAGGTTGGGACATAACTATTTTAATCAAAGTAAAAAACGAACAAAAATACTCGGGGAAAACCCGCTCCGGAAATATACTTCGCTTTCCGCGGGCGTGTCTAGTTACGGCGGCTTGGCCCTCGAGACATAAGCCAGTCACTTCCGTTGGGCAAAGAGCGCCCAACTGCAGCGCCTGTCTTATGCTTGTCGGGCCAGGTCGAGCCGCCTTCACTTTTCGTAGCTGGTGAGCCTCCTCGTGCTGCGCACTGCGGGGTCTCACCTATGCCTTTCCTCCCGCAGTCTTTCATGTATTACAAGCTATACACCACAGAGAATGAAAATGGTTTTTGCGTGGCTATACTAATGCTACGGCTGGATGAGGAAGGTCGTGACTCCTTGGTGTGTGTGAGCCCTCCCCGCAGTCTGACTCCTTCGACCACGGTGCATCACAGATTGTTGCTCCCTTTATGGGAAGCACTCATGGTAGATTAACCCTATTCTGGTTGTTGCACCAGCCTCAAAACTTCTTCGCCGTAGAAAGGATGTTTTCAATGGAAGTAATCATTGAGAATGCTTGTGGTATGGATGTCCACAAGGATAGCATTACTGCATGTGCCATTACAGCAAAAGGAAAGGAGATTGAAACTTTTTCAACTAAAACTATATATCTTATAGAGTTGGTGGACTGGGTTAAGAAACACAACTGTACCCATGTGGCGATGGAAAGTACAAGTGTCTACTGGAAACCTATTGTCAATTTACTAGAAGCAGAAGGTATTGAATTTCTAGTTGTGAATGCTCAACATATTAAAGCTGTTCCTGGGCGTAAAACCGATGTGAAAGATGCCGAATGGATTGCCAAATTACTTCGTCACGGTTTACTTAAAGCTAGTTATATTCCTGACCGAAATCAGCGAGAATTACGTGAACTTGTGCGTTATCGTCGTAGCATAATTGAAGAACGTGCCAGACAATATAATCGGATTCAAAAAGTGTTAGAAGGAGCTAATATCAAGCTTGGCTCTGTTGTTTCTGACATTATGGGAGTTTCTTCTCGTGATATGCTTCGATCCATAGCGGAAGGGAATGAAGACCTTGAAGAGTTAACAAACTTTGCGAGAGGAAGAATGAAAAATAAAAAAGATGAATTGAAACTCGCACTTCAAGGGTATATTCAAGAACATCAACGATTTATGATAAAAACGATTATGGATCATATCGATTTCCTAACTGAGCAAATCGATAAACTAGACAAAGAGATAGAAAAAAGGATGGAAGACGATCAAGAAGACATAGATCGTTTAGATTCCATTCCTGGCATTGGAAGAAAAATGGCGGAACAAATGCTTGCAGAAATTGGTCCAAATATAAAAGAGCAATTCCCGACTGCACCCCAACTATGTTCATGGGCGGGTTTAGTTCCAGGAAATAACCAAAGTGCTGGAAAACGTAAGTCATCCAAAACGATGAAAGGAAACAAATATCTTAAATCAGCACTCATTGAAGCAGCTCATTCTGTTCGAGGGTCTAAAAACTACCTTGGTGCACTTTACCGTCGGACTGCTTCACGTAAAGGTAAAAAGCGTGCAGCAGTTGTTGTAGCCCATGCGATGTTACGAATCTCCTATTATCTCTTAACACGAAAGGAAATGTACGTAGATCTAGGAGAAGACTACTTCGATAAGCAAAGACAACAGTCCATTGTTAGACATTCACTACGAAGATTAGAAAATTTAGGCTACACCGTGACACTAGTTGAACCAAAAGTTTCATAAAGCGATCCCAAAAAGTCGATAGATTTTTGAGTATGACGCTCTCCTCAAAAAACAAGAATAAGCTGCGTCTAATTTAGTATTGCCATTTTTCCATATTTTAGTGTTATATTTTCATGGTAGGAGTCTACGTATATTTCCTCCGCTAAACCTGCAATATTTCGTCTTTTGAGGTGATTACATTAGTCTTGACTCAGCCTCTTTAACTATTGAAAGTTATGTATTAATGAATAGCCGGTATTTTAATTTTTACGGAGAATTGTTCATCTTTGTAGGTGAAATCAAGTAATCCGTTATATTGCTGGACGGTTGAATGAATTATTTTAGTGCCGAGTCCTTCATGGTTGCCACCTTTCGTTGTTTCACCGTACTTATCATAAAGACGATCTAAAACATTTGAAGTTAATGGCAATGAGTTATTTTTGCATATTAATATGTAAAGTCCGCTTCTTTTATAAAATTGTAAAGATAGGAGTGGCTGCTCCTCTCTTTCCTTTAGCCAATCTTCACATGCTTCTACACTATTTGTGAGTAAATTACTAATGAGTGCCACTGTATCCTTATCGGTAAGCGGTAAAGAGGATATAGGAACATCTAAATCATAATAGACAGAACAACCTATACTTGTAGCTCGTTTATACATTTGGTGTAAAACAGCTGCGACTACTCCTGTTTCTCCTTTAATGGAGAGGTTAGTTTCCTCATAACTATCTACTAACGAATCTAAGTACGTTTTAGCTTCTGAATTGCTTCCTTTTTCTAACATATAATGAATAGCGGAAATATGCTTTAAAAAGTCGTGCCGTTCACTACGCA from Sutcliffiella cohnii encodes:
- a CDS encoding DHA2 family efflux MFS transporter permease subunit; the encoded protein is MDQSIKETSRPPYGILTVLMIGAFIAFLNNTLLNIALPSIMVDLNVEPSTVQWLATGFMLVNGVLVPMTAFLIQKYSVRHLFLVAMGLFTIGTIVAGAAHIFPILLTGRMLQAAGSAIMMPLLMNVMLVSFPVERRGSAMGMFGLIMMAAPAIGPTLSGWIVQNYDWRMLFHFLTPIAIIVVLIGYFLLKDKKQKVNLKLDIFSLVLSSIGFGGILYGFSAAGNAGWGSPQVYLTIIVGAIALLWFILRQSYQKKPMLNFGVYRYPMFALSSVITMVLNMAMFSGMLLLPIYVQTIRGIDPFEAGLMLLPGALAMAFMSPITGKLFDKFGGKVLAISGITILVVTTYYLSELTMETTYGFLMVLHAIRMFGISMVMMPVSTNGLNQLPRSFYPHGTAMNNTLNQVSGAIGTALLVTVMANRSVTHGNVMMEKAVGDLGSQPSGAALAALEQEVSMLATLEGINDAFFVATCISVVALVLAFFIKRAKPMEEPDTNPEGQKEEAKKVQAKLVEVK
- a CDS encoding IS110 family transposase, which produces MEVIIENACGMDVHKDSITACAITAKGKEIETFSTKTIYLIELVDWVKKHNCTHVAMESTSVYWKPIVNLLEAEGIEFLVVNAQHIKAVPGRKTDVKDAEWIAKLLRHGLLKASYIPDRNQRELRELVRYRRSIIEERARQYNRIQKVLEGANIKLGSVVSDIMGVSSRDMLRSIAEGNEDLEELTNFARGRMKNKKDELKLALQGYIQEHQRFMIKTIMDHIDFLTEQIDKLDKEIEKRMEDDQEDIDRLDSIPGIGRKMAEQMLAEIGPNIKEQFPTAPQLCSWAGLVPGNNQSAGKRKSSKTMKGNKYLKSALIEAAHSVRGSKNYLGALYRRTASRKGKKRAAVVVAHAMLRISYYLLTRKEMYVDLGEDYFDKQRQQSIVRHSLRRLENLGYTVTLVEPKVS
- a CDS encoding sensor histidine kinase, whose protein sequence is MKTQFLYWGFMSFLATILTYGLLSLILNDLILYTVTALLFVLTYICLIVIKPTVPNWKSTINIVFSLGQIFIVSFCLLIPTTVFTTTLLIVFILIEIGKVQAARERNLVRKEVQQFEAQQTRLNETFRILRSERHDFLKHISAIHYMLEKGSNSEAKTYLDSLVDSYEETNLSIKGETGVVAAVLHQMYKRATSIGCSVYYDLDVPISSLPLTDKDTVALISNLLTNSVEACEDWLKEREEQPLLSLQFYKRSGLYILICKNNSLPLTSNVLDRLYDKYGETTKGGNHEGLGTKIIHSTVQQYNGLLDFTYKDEQFSVKIKIPAIH
- a CDS encoding CBO0543 family protein — encoded protein: MHFIFNGLFFIAGVIWGDWKRWRLYYPTILFLICVDLLKNFLFYNYSMWTYEETFFGETILQNHTFINLMIMVIVYPATVLIYLGRFPQKRQNQFFWILFWIVTYWVVEYVNLNYLNLINHYNGWNMKWSFLFLIVMFVMLKIHHKNPLLAWALSILFILFLWNVFDISVEILK
- a CDS encoding SAM-dependent methyltransferase yields the protein MQEQYYDQLLNIETSEVQKGFHSSFHYHRYEPTPYEALVLFFEQYSLTNKDRIIDFGCGKGRLNFFVHHFFGTRATGIEMDETFYKEALQNRRKYWLKRREIGDQIQFFQCLAENYSISKEDNVFYFFNPFTVQIFMKVVRNILASYEVEPRKLDIILYYPANEYTYYLEEQTPFYLFQEVLLPRYEHNPYEKFLIYRLDC
- a CDS encoding BH0509 family protein is translated as MSRVERKNMIEFLELMKGTDPLTFAYMTDHDIEHLYNKVYEQMVFDHHN